The window TAGCATGCTGACCATGACGAGAACAGGCACATCCTGCCAGACCCTGCTGAGAATTGAAGTAATTACAAATCAAGCAATGCTTAGAGACTTATAAATctgaaatcaaaatcaaatagttTCGCAAGTTATTGAACCGAAGAATTACCTACTTAAAAGAAGTACTCATCAGTTTTAGTAAGTCATTGCAGTTACTAATACTATCAATCATGTcataccaaaatggcaaaatatgGTTAAAGATACTAAGAAGGCATAACTGATCATAActgtaatattaattaatcaactatcttgataaatcttcTTTCAAAAGACTGAATCTTATTCCTATCAAGAAGCCATTACTATCTTTCACTTGCACCAATTATTGGAATTTGCCATACTACTGTTCAATTTTCTGCCCTCTTTAACATTTTCCGAGGTTGTGCAGGGGATTACGATGAAGCATATGAAGTAGGAAAATGAGCAGGATTATTATGTTGGGAGCTAGTGCCAAAATCTTCTCCATTTACAGAAGTAACAACATGGgatatctttatttcttaGAATTCAGCTTGATCATAAACCAAAAGCTCCACATAAAAAGAACAAAGGATTTTACAGAATAATTCAGCAGAGTTTTGtctcaaatattaaataactTCCAATTTTATAGCCTATGATTTTAGTAGGAAATTATCTTGATCACCATAACAgatcaaaattatataaaatttaccAAAATGGCTATCAAGAAACAACCTACAAGCTACatatacacataaaatattatgaacagAAAACTATCTGGACAGACAATATGAATATAGCATCAGTGTCAGCCCTGAATTATCAATTAGGCCAGAGTAACCATATAGACTCAAAGTCCAAACTGATTGGTCAAATCAGTTTATGTTAAGAGTAATGCAAAACAAATGGAGGCAAcacattattaaatataatcaatCCTTGGTAAAACATTAAGGATTAGCTTGCCTGTAACGAGTTGCTTCCCTTTGTTGTGGTACAGCAGGTGGTCTTCGTACAACATTAGGAggattttgtaatttcaacAATGTTACTGGAAGGTTACGGACATCCTGCTTACAAACATCACAGGTCTTATTACCTTTGATGCTAAACCACTTCACAGCACATTCTTGGTGGGCAAGCGCAAGCTCTCCTTTGCAGCTGCACTCCATCTTCAGTGTTTCACCCCCTTCTCCAAGCTCTATTAAACAAATTCTACAAACAGCCTCTTCTTCGGGAATGTCTTCCCCGGCATCATCTATTTCGTAAATAGTCAATACgattttatgaatattgtgAATTATAATACAAAATCACTAATACTACGTTATACATTTGTGCCTTGGCCATCACCCTATTCTGAAGGATTTCTTGTGCTCGTTTCATTAATGATCTTTTCTTACGGGAGcttaaaaatgatatgtacGTTGAGTCGTTGACCCTTAAAAAGTTTGAATTACCTTAGCTTATCTATACAAGCTCTTCACACTACTGGGATGCCTAACGCGTAGAAGTTAGTATCAGCAATCACAAGAACTATTTGAAATATCGCAAGCACAAAATACAGAGATGCAGATGTTATACCAACTTCTATTTCGGGAGATATATCTGGGGAGGCGTTTTCCACTGCTGTAGGGAGATGGTGCTTTGATATCACACGTATCAGACCCCCATGTGACTCTGTTCGCCTCAAGCTTCTGGTTTTAATATTAACTGGAACTGAAAAGGAGCGTGTCATGAGTTTCTTAGCTTCAGGTTGCTGTACATAAAGTCGGAAACAAAGCTCAATTAGAGGATTGAAACagaaaacaatattttactttGGTATGGTAGGTATACATTAGGCAAAAACTTACAAGCGTTTTAGATAGAAGATCCGCATGATTTTCAAGTGAGGGCTTAGGATCAGCCACTGCCGTTGGTGTCACAGGTAAAGAATGTACTGATTTTGTTGATGGGGAAAACAATTTGTTTAAGGAAAATGATCTTGAAGTCGAAGGCTTGTCTGGAAGGGGCACATCTGGTATGATAAGAACTGTTTTTTCAGTTTCTTGTGATGGGATTTTACCCCTGAAGCTCTTCTGAGAAAGCATGTTCTTAACAGATGATTTAAGTTTTGCTGAACTGGGTCTCGGAGGCAATCCTGCTCTGGTAGAACTGGGACTGGGGATGTCTATCCTTGTTATATCAGACAATGCAGCCTCCAAAGACCTTTCAGGTATTTCCAGAGATGACAGATTTGGGCGTCTGGGTGGCATTAAGGTGGCTTCTTCTCGTTCACATCTCTGATATCATTCATATccaattatttctttttatcacGTTAATATAATCTTACAACTCCCGAATAAAACTGTTGGCATGTTTCAATTCATTGCCCACCACTATTGAGTGGTGATGGTAGTAAAAGTCTGAAAACCTCATTCATGCTTCcaagtaaataaaaagaatg is drawn from Salvia hispanica cultivar TCC Black 2014 chromosome 6, UniMelb_Shisp_WGS_1.0, whole genome shotgun sequence and contains these coding sequences:
- the LOC125196620 gene encoding uncharacterized protein LOC125196620 isoform X2, which gives rise to MPPRRPNLSSLEIPERSLEAALSDITRIDIPSPSSTRAGLPPRPSSAKLKSSVKNMLSQKSFRGKIPSQETEKTVLIIPDVPLPDKPSTSRSFSLNKLFSPSTKSVHSLPVTPTAVADPKPSLENHADLLSKTLQPEAKKLMTRSFSVPVNIKTRSLRRTESHGGLIRVISKHHLPTAVENASPDISPEIEVDDAGEDIPEEEAVCRICLIELGEGGETLKMECSCKGELALAHQECAVKWFSIKGNKTCDVCKQDVRNLPVTLLKLQNPPNVVRRPPAVPQQREATRYRVWQDVPVLVMVSMLAYFCFLEQLLVADMGPRALAISLPFSCVLGLLSSMIASTMVSKSYIWAYASFQFAIVILFAHIFYAVLNVNPILSVLLSSFTGFGIAISTNSLLVEYLRWRASRHPQTLPQHISSGAQFHQHEQRHHQSRQHHRPQHTDHGNRALQTPVTLSTPTGPSGNM
- the LOC125196620 gene encoding uncharacterized protein LOC125196620 isoform X1; the encoded protein is MAEDTGVGTLHQTAQADDQRCEREEATLMPPRRPNLSSLEIPERSLEAALSDITRIDIPSPSSTRAGLPPRPSSAKLKSSVKNMLSQKSFRGKIPSQETEKTVLIIPDVPLPDKPSTSRSFSLNKLFSPSTKSVHSLPVTPTAVADPKPSLENHADLLSKTLQPEAKKLMTRSFSVPVNIKTRSLRRTESHGGLIRVISKHHLPTAVENASPDISPEIEVDDAGEDIPEEEAVCRICLIELGEGGETLKMECSCKGELALAHQECAVKWFSIKGNKTCDVCKQDVRNLPVTLLKLQNPPNVVRRPPAVPQQREATRYRVWQDVPVLVMVSMLAYFCFLEQLLVADMGPRALAISLPFSCVLGLLSSMIASTMVSKSYIWAYASFQFAIVILFAHIFYAVLNVNPILSVLLSSFTGFGIAISTNSLLVEYLRWRASRHPQTLPQHISSGAQFHQHEQRHHQSRQHHRPQHTDHGNRALQTPVTLSTPTGPSGNM